A stretch of the Candidatus Methylopumilus planktonicus genome encodes the following:
- a CDS encoding M48 family metalloprotease, translating to MMKFKITLLASFFCCLSVFANELPDLGDASQLIISAKEEQAIAKAILKEVAVSPEIVQDIEVIDYLKNLGDRLVAYSPNKRQQFNFFVVNESSINAFAMLGGVVGVHTGLILASNSESEVASVLGHEIAHVTQRHLPRMIAQQKNDSIKTVLGIALALLVARANPQLSAGTMTAASAMGVQKQLDYTREHEKEADRVGFQILTDAGFDGRSMVSFFNTLQRGSRFSEGAAPSFLRTHPITTDRISDISNRVKESRYRQIPDNPDFIFIKSKLRATNGTPQSAVDTFEGSIKDKRYMNEAAERYGLAIAYMRKSDFVRARQEVEWLKMNSKKNALIETLACKLEVSTNQPTQALNHYLKALNIYPNYRALIYGLAEHYLMTNETEKSIRLINEKLNTYPEDSYFYELLSKAYAKEGKELLQYQAQSEAYYRKFNLPRAIEQMDFAAKSKDGNFYQKSIVESRLKQLKFESSFEDTKDKK from the coding sequence ATGATGAAATTTAAAATTACATTATTAGCTAGTTTTTTTTGTTGCCTGTCCGTTTTTGCCAATGAATTGCCTGATCTGGGTGACGCATCTCAGCTCATTATATCTGCTAAAGAAGAGCAGGCTATTGCCAAAGCAATTTTAAAGGAAGTGGCAGTTAGCCCTGAAATTGTTCAAGATATTGAGGTGATTGATTATCTGAAAAATTTGGGCGATAGATTAGTCGCATATAGCCCCAACAAAAGACAACAGTTTAATTTTTTTGTAGTTAATGAATCTTCAATTAATGCTTTTGCAATGCTTGGAGGGGTAGTTGGCGTTCATACAGGCTTAATTTTGGCTTCAAATAGTGAATCAGAGGTTGCTAGTGTGTTGGGCCATGAAATTGCTCACGTGACACAAAGACATTTGCCAAGAATGATTGCCCAACAAAAGAATGATTCAATTAAAACTGTATTAGGTATTGCTTTAGCTCTTCTTGTCGCAAGAGCCAATCCTCAGTTGTCAGCTGGAACAATGACTGCTGCCTCAGCCATGGGAGTGCAAAAACAATTGGACTATACAAGAGAGCATGAAAAAGAAGCAGACCGGGTAGGTTTTCAAATTTTGACTGACGCGGGTTTTGATGGTCGATCAATGGTTTCATTCTTTAATACTCTCCAAAGAGGCTCTCGTTTTTCAGAAGGAGCGGCACCTAGCTTCTTAAGAACTCATCCTATTACAACTGATCGTATAAGCGACATTTCAAACAGAGTCAAAGAAAGTCGGTATAGGCAAATACCTGATAACCCTGATTTTATATTTATCAAATCAAAATTGAGAGCTACAAATGGCACCCCTCAATCAGCGGTAGATACCTTTGAAGGAAGCATTAAAGATAAGCGTTATATGAATGAGGCTGCTGAGCGATATGGGCTGGCAATTGCTTATATGAGAAAAAGTGACTTTGTAAGGGCTCGGCAAGAAGTCGAGTGGCTAAAAATGAACTCTAAAAAAAATGCACTGATTGAAACGCTTGCATGTAAATTAGAAGTTTCCACGAATCAACCAACCCAAGCATTAAATCATTATTTAAAAGCGCTAAATATATACCCTAACTATAGAGCTTTAATTTATGGACTAGCAGAACATTATCTAATGACCAATGAAACTGAAAAATCTATCAGACTTATTAACGAAAAGTTAAATACTTATCCTGAAGATAGCTATTTCTATGAATTACTTTCGAAAGCTTATGCAAAAGAAGGGAAAGAATTGCTTCAATATCAAGCTCAATCCGAGGCTTACTATCGTAAATTTAATTTACCGAGAGCAATAGAGCAAATGGACTTCGCCGCTAAATCTAAAGACGGTAATTTTTATCAAAAATCGATTGTGGAGTCGCGCTTAAAACAACTTAAATTTGAGAGTAGCTTCGAAGACACCAAAGATAAAAAATAA
- the ahpC gene encoding alkyl hydroperoxide reductase subunit C, protein MSSLVNTEVKPFKATAFHNGKFVDVTEANLKGKWSVVIFMPAAFTFNCPTEVEDAADHYAEFQKVGAEVYIVTTDTHFSHKVWHETSPAVGKSKFPLVGDPTHQLTRAFEVHIDEEGLALRGTFIINPKGEIKTMEVHDNAIARDVKETLRKLKAAQYVANNPGQVCPAKWQEGAKTIAPSLDLVGKI, encoded by the coding sequence ATGTCTTCGTTAGTTAATACTGAAGTAAAACCGTTCAAAGCAACAGCATTTCACAATGGTAAGTTTGTTGATGTTACAGAAGCAAATCTTAAAGGCAAATGGTCAGTTGTAATTTTTATGCCAGCTGCATTTACATTTAATTGTCCAACAGAAGTTGAAGATGCTGCTGATCATTATGCAGAATTTCAAAAAGTAGGTGCAGAAGTCTATATCGTGACGACTGACACTCATTTTTCGCATAAAGTTTGGCACGAAACTTCACCAGCAGTTGGTAAGTCAAAATTTCCATTAGTTGGAGATCCTACACATCAATTAACACGTGCATTCGAAGTACATATTGATGAAGAAGGCCTTGCCTTACGTGGTACTTTTATTATCAATCCAAAGGGTGAAATTAAAACCATGGAAGTGCATGACAATGCGATAGCTCGTGATGTCAAAGAAACATTACGTAAGCTTAAAGCCGCACAATATGTAGCTAATAATCCAGGCCAAGTATGTCCGGCTAAATGGCAAGAGGGTGCTAAAACAATAGCTCCATCACTAGATCTCGTAGGCAAGATCTAA
- the ahpF gene encoding alkyl hydroperoxide reductase subunit F — protein MALDITIKNQLKDYMARLVNPIKLLANLDETASSQEMLEMLDEVASLSEKITLNKETDVSKRIPSFEVNRETDLTGITFAGIPSGHEFTSFVLALLQAGGHPIKIDAEKIEQIKNIQGKFHFETYISLSCHNCPDVVQALNAMSIINSHISHVMIDGALFQKEVEDKQIMAVPTIFLNGKPFGQGRMELDEIVNKIDSSASLKEAEKISKKETYDILIVGGGPAGASAAVYSARKGLRTGIVSERFGGQVMDTLGIENFISVKATEGPKLVTALEEHVKEYDVDIMNLQRAKSIQKNDENALFEVELENGGQLKSKSVIVATGARWRELNVPGEKEFKGKGVAYCPHCDGPLFKGKHVAVIGGGNSGVEATIDLANIVGHVTLFEFAPELKADDILQKRLYSLSNVDVILNAQTLEVLGTDKVNSMIYLDRKTNEKKTIPLEGIFIQIGLLPNTDFVKNTVDLSKFGEIIIDSHGQSSLKGLFAAGDATTVPYKQIIIAMSEGAKASLGAFDYLIRQ, from the coding sequence ATGGCTCTCGATATAACAATTAAAAATCAATTAAAAGATTACATGGCTAGGCTTGTCAATCCGATTAAGCTTCTGGCAAATCTTGACGAGACAGCTTCATCTCAAGAAATGCTCGAGATGTTAGATGAAGTTGCTTCTTTGTCAGAAAAAATAACTTTAAATAAAGAAACAGATGTTTCTAAAAGAATTCCCTCTTTTGAAGTCAATCGAGAAACAGATCTTACGGGTATAACTTTCGCAGGCATTCCCTCGGGACATGAATTTACGTCATTTGTGTTGGCTTTGCTTCAGGCAGGCGGACATCCAATAAAGATAGACGCTGAAAAAATAGAGCAAATTAAAAATATTCAAGGCAAGTTTCATTTTGAAACTTATATTTCGTTGAGTTGCCATAATTGTCCTGATGTTGTTCAGGCGCTGAATGCAATGTCTATTATTAATTCACACATTTCGCACGTCATGATAGATGGCGCATTATTTCAGAAGGAAGTAGAAGATAAACAAATTATGGCTGTACCTACTATCTTTCTTAATGGTAAGCCTTTTGGTCAAGGAAGAATGGAGCTTGATGAAATTGTAAATAAGATCGACTCAAGTGCTAGCTTAAAAGAAGCTGAGAAAATTTCCAAAAAAGAGACATACGATATTTTAATTGTTGGCGGTGGTCCAGCTGGAGCTTCAGCTGCTGTATATAGTGCACGAAAAGGCCTTCGAACAGGAATCGTGTCCGAGCGTTTTGGTGGGCAAGTGATGGATACTTTAGGCATAGAAAATTTTATTTCAGTCAAAGCTACAGAAGGGCCAAAATTAGTAACAGCTCTTGAAGAACACGTGAAGGAATACGATGTTGATATTATGAATTTACAGCGTGCAAAGAGTATTCAAAAAAATGATGAAAATGCTTTATTTGAAGTCGAGCTAGAAAATGGTGGACAGCTTAAAAGCAAATCAGTGATTGTTGCAACAGGTGCAAGATGGAGGGAATTAAATGTTCCTGGCGAAAAAGAATTTAAAGGTAAGGGTGTAGCTTATTGCCCACATTGCGATGGACCTTTATTTAAAGGTAAACACGTTGCAGTCATAGGTGGAGGAAACTCTGGCGTTGAGGCTACTATTGATCTTGCAAATATCGTAGGGCATGTCACGCTTTTTGAATTTGCCCCAGAACTCAAAGCTGACGATATCTTACAAAAGAGACTCTATAGCTTGTCAAATGTAGATGTCATATTAAATGCACAAACCTTGGAAGTCCTTGGCACTGATAAAGTGAATAGCATGATTTATCTTGATCGAAAAACAAACGAAAAGAAAACGATTCCACTTGAAGGCATTTTTATTCAAATTGGACTTTTGCCAAATACTGACTTTGTAAAAAATACTGTAGATCTCTCTAAGTTTGGAGAAATTATTATTGATAGTCATGGGCAATCTTCATTGAAAGGACTTTTCGCAGCTGGGGATGCCACTACCGTGCCTTATAAACAGATTATTATTGCAATGAGCGAGGGCGCTAAAGCTTCCTTAGGAGCTTTTGATTACTTGATTCGCCAATAA
- a CDS encoding HdaA/DnaA family protein: MKQMLLALSPTPKQSFENFVVGQNIEVIHTLKQIISHKLPIQFIYLWGNEGSGKSHLAHIASDHGFVIHDDVHLLDDSGQIELFNTYNRCKESHQNMLVSGLYSPLQMKLRDDLATRLAWGVTYEVIALSDEEKKLALLRHADERGIKLNADIIDYCLRYLKRDMPNLFSILEDLDKWSLSYKRPITLPLLKEIIAANKI; this comes from the coding sequence ATGAAACAGATGCTATTAGCTCTATCTCCTACCCCAAAACAATCTTTTGAAAATTTTGTGGTTGGTCAAAATATCGAAGTGATTCACACCTTAAAGCAAATCATCTCTCATAAACTGCCTATTCAATTCATTTATCTTTGGGGTAACGAAGGTTCGGGCAAATCTCATTTGGCTCATATTGCGTCTGATCACGGATTTGTGATTCATGATGATGTTCATTTGCTTGATGACTCAGGTCAAATTGAATTATTCAACACATATAATCGATGCAAAGAATCTCATCAGAACATGTTGGTGTCAGGGCTTTATTCACCGCTCCAGATGAAATTAAGAGATGATTTAGCAACTAGGCTTGCTTGGGGAGTAACTTATGAAGTGATAGCTCTTTCAGATGAAGAAAAAAAGTTAGCACTTCTAAGGCACGCTGATGAAAGGGGTATAAAACTTAACGCGGATATTATTGACTATTGCTTAAGGTATCTAAAAAGAGATATGCCAAATTTATTTTCTATTTTAGAAGATTTAGATAAATGGTCTTTAAGTTACAAAAGGCCTATTACTCTTCCGCTACTTAAAGAAATTATTGCAGCCAATAAGATATAA
- the purM gene encoding phosphoribosylformylglycinamidine cyclo-ligase, which yields MNKDDTRKDNQSITYRDAGVDIEAGDALVERIKPFAKKTMRAEVLGGIGGFGSLFEVPKKYKEPVLVSGTDGVGTKLKLAFELNKHDTVGIDLVAMSVNDILVQGAEPLFFLDYFACGKLDVETASQVIKGIAEGCAQSGCALVGGETAEMPGMYPEGEYDLAGFAVGVVEKSEIIDGKTIRSGDAVIALASSGAHSNGYSLIRKIISNEKVDFSSPFDGKTLRDIVMEPTKLYVKSILKLKETIKIKGMAHITGGGITENIPRILGEDLIAEIQSSSWPLPKLFQWLQDKGNISSAELYRTFNCGIGMAIILDQKDVARAKEILEESQETVYEIGIIRKREANEHPTMVI from the coding sequence TTGAATAAAGATGATACAAGAAAAGATAATCAATCCATCACTTATAGAGATGCAGGGGTAGATATTGAGGCGGGGGATGCGCTTGTTGAAAGAATCAAGCCATTTGCAAAAAAAACTATGCGAGCCGAGGTTTTGGGGGGTATTGGAGGTTTTGGGTCCTTGTTTGAAGTACCTAAAAAATATAAAGAGCCTGTCCTAGTTTCCGGTACAGATGGGGTAGGCACAAAACTTAAATTGGCATTCGAACTAAACAAACATGACACAGTTGGGATTGATTTAGTTGCCATGAGTGTTAACGATATATTAGTGCAAGGCGCTGAACCTTTATTTTTTCTTGATTATTTTGCATGTGGCAAACTTGACGTAGAAACAGCATCGCAGGTTATTAAAGGTATTGCAGAAGGCTGTGCTCAGTCTGGATGTGCGCTTGTGGGTGGAGAAACAGCAGAAATGCCAGGCATGTACCCTGAAGGCGAGTATGATTTAGCTGGTTTTGCAGTAGGCGTTGTAGAAAAAAGTGAAATTATTGATGGCAAAACAATTAGATCTGGCGATGCAGTTATTGCCCTTGCATCTAGCGGAGCTCATTCAAACGGATATTCACTGATTAGGAAAATTATTAGTAATGAAAAGGTTGATTTTTCATCGCCTTTTGATGGAAAAACATTAAGAGATATTGTAATGGAACCCACTAAACTCTATGTCAAATCTATTCTTAAGCTTAAAGAGACAATCAAGATTAAAGGTATGGCCCATATCACGGGCGGAGGCATTACAGAAAATATCCCACGGATTTTAGGGGAAGATTTAATAGCGGAAATTCAATCATCAAGCTGGCCACTGCCAAAACTTTTTCAATGGCTACAAGATAAAGGAAATATTTCTAGTGCAGAACTTTATCGCACATTTAATTGTGGAATAGGTATGGCTATTATTCTTGACCAAAAAGATGTAGCTCGTGCAAAGGAAATCTTAGAAGAGTCACAAGAGACTGTTTACGAAATAGGCATCATTAGAAAACGTGAAGCTAATGAACATCCTACTATGGTGATTTAA
- a CDS encoding DUF3108 domain-containing protein produces the protein MPFKKWLAVFLCLFGTIAFSKEFPNILELKYELTQNGESLGTVIEKFMIDETGHYHIESITKGIGLYALFGDRVLISEGKISFEGLKPKRFEVHQGSNASKNATVDFDWDNQILITRYKGSETKENIGNKTQDLISYLYQFNYENFDEPMIEFVAATGKKYKKYQFRVVDKKVELSLGNVNFETTSIQSIAEKDGKPETQIWLNNKLYKLPIRIRYQEKNGSTLEQNLVQANIDLNGL, from the coding sequence TTGCCATTCAAAAAGTGGCTAGCAGTTTTTCTGTGCTTATTTGGTACGATAGCTTTCTCAAAAGAATTCCCCAATATTTTAGAGTTGAAATACGAACTCACCCAAAACGGGGAGTCACTCGGCACAGTCATTGAAAAATTTATGATTGATGAGACAGGTCACTATCATATAGAGAGCATTACAAAAGGGATTGGTCTTTACGCTCTATTTGGAGATCGCGTATTGATAAGTGAAGGTAAGATTTCATTTGAAGGTTTAAAGCCGAAACGCTTTGAAGTCCATCAAGGAAGTAATGCGAGTAAAAATGCAACCGTAGATTTTGATTGGGATAATCAAATATTAATAACTCGCTATAAAGGTAGTGAAACGAAAGAAAATATAGGAAATAAAACACAAGATTTGATTAGTTATTTATATCAATTTAATTATGAAAATTTTGACGAACCTATGATTGAGTTTGTAGCAGCTACTGGTAAAAAATATAAAAAATACCAATTCAGGGTTGTGGACAAAAAAGTCGAACTTTCATTAGGTAACGTAAATTTTGAGACCACCTCAATTCAAAGTATCGCCGAAAAAGATGGTAAGCCAGAAACTCAAATATGGTTGAACAATAAGCTTTATAAGCTGCCTATTCGTATTCGCTACCAGGAAAAAAATGGCTCAACATTAGAGCAAAATTTGGTCCAGGCAAATATAGATCTCAATGGACTTTAA
- a CDS encoding DUF3108 domain-containing protein, with product MDFNRIKKLLKSNHVKFLSAIFVSILIHLFLLGGIDIYNPFFLKESDSLNIVIESHLESPLKNDQSEVAQKKSSPPKKSIKKNKELDNSSIKKEGGKENDLDHNLQGNDVTQISNGEEKKEIQYKKVIIDYHVRRSIDGSAIGAAKTIYLLDQDNRYSIRNEVEAKGFVSLFYWNKLVQTSDGFVTSEGLKPLNYHYQFGSKIDNAAVFDWESKKIITTTNGKTNEFEMLEASQDMLSFMYQFMFEPPLTKMKLFITNGKSYKPYDYAYIGDEIIETDIDKIETMHIAKFNYTNEERIDLWLAKDYRFIPIKIRKTEKDGSILDQSAKKIEIESLGL from the coding sequence ATGGACTTTAATCGTATTAAAAAATTACTGAAAAGTAATCATGTAAAATTTTTGTCAGCTATTTTTGTTTCAATTTTAATTCATCTTTTTTTATTAGGCGGTATCGATATATACAACCCATTCTTTTTAAAAGAGTCGGATAGTCTAAATATCGTTATTGAAAGTCATCTTGAAAGCCCTTTAAAAAATGATCAATCAGAAGTAGCTCAAAAGAAATCATCTCCCCCTAAAAAGAGCATTAAGAAAAATAAGGAACTAGATAATAGTTCGATAAAAAAAGAGGGAGGCAAAGAAAATGATTTAGATCATAACCTTCAAGGCAATGATGTAACTCAAATTTCAAATGGAGAGGAAAAAAAAGAAATTCAATATAAAAAAGTGATTATTGATTATCATGTAAGAAGAAGCATCGATGGCTCAGCTATTGGCGCTGCAAAAACAATTTATTTACTAGATCAGGATAATCGCTACAGCATCAGGAATGAAGTTGAGGCAAAGGGGTTTGTATCTCTTTTTTATTGGAATAAATTAGTACAAACGAGCGATGGGTTTGTCACTTCAGAGGGCTTGAAGCCCCTTAATTATCATTATCAATTTGGAAGCAAAATAGATAATGCTGCAGTATTTGATTGGGAATCTAAAAAAATAATTACAACAACGAATGGAAAAACAAATGAGTTTGAAATGCTAGAAGCTTCGCAAGATATGTTGAGTTTCATGTATCAATTCATGTTTGAACCCCCTTTAACAAAAATGAAACTGTTCATTACAAATGGTAAATCTTATAAGCCATATGATTATGCTTATATTGGAGATGAAATTATCGAAACTGACATTGATAAGATAGAAACTATGCATATAGCAAAATTTAATTACACTAACGAAGAAAGAATTGATCTATGGCTTGCAAAAGATTATAGATTTATTCCGATAAAGATAAGAAAAACAGAAAAAGATGGAAGTATCTTAGATCAATCCGCTAAAAAAATAGAAATTGAAAGTTTAGGTTTATAA
- a CDS encoding RsmB/NOP family class I SAM-dependent RNA methyltransferase — protein MLNLNLVQHCANILGEILDFHGPADMKLSNYYREHGELGQKDRGEIAECICGIIRRLRFLKKINEDDSNYKKLVIAWLIKTEGRSIRELEHGLSKDEIEWAKSLKSRNTENYTWPEKLSLPDWLWDLLVEQYGLEEAIDLGRSFLEPAKLDMRVNTIKISRDDLVDQLAKEIADIEVMTYSPSGIRIARGTSLSRNKLFLEGKIEVQDESSQILSFLVDAKRGMMVADFCAGAGGKSLAIGAIMKNTGRIYAYDISEKRIINLGKRLKKSGLSNLFAQKIKNEKDAKLKKLHGKFDRVLADVPCSGTGTFRRNPDLKWKNSIQDLDELNLKQLAILDEAKKLVKKEGRLIYSTCSLLKRENALIIESFLEKNKNFKIISVNDILIKNQIPLSTGIFLELTPHNQKTDGFFAAVLERID, from the coding sequence ATGTTAAATCTCAATTTGGTACAGCACTGTGCAAATATTTTGGGTGAAATATTAGATTTTCATGGCCCTGCAGATATGAAATTGAGTAATTATTATAGGGAACATGGTGAACTTGGCCAAAAAGATAGGGGAGAAATCGCTGAATGTATCTGCGGTATCATCAGGCGGCTCAGATTTTTAAAGAAAATAAATGAAGACGATAGTAATTATAAAAAGCTGGTGATTGCTTGGCTAATCAAAACTGAAGGTAGAAGTATTCGTGAACTAGAGCACGGGCTCAGTAAAGATGAAATTGAGTGGGCTAAATCACTAAAATCAAGAAACACTGAGAACTATACCTGGCCTGAGAAATTAAGCTTGCCAGATTGGCTTTGGGATTTATTGGTTGAACAGTATGGCTTAGAAGAAGCAATAGATCTAGGAAGAAGTTTCCTTGAGCCAGCTAAATTAGATATGAGAGTTAATACAATAAAAATAAGTCGAGATGACCTAGTTGATCAGCTTGCAAAAGAAATAGCCGATATTGAGGTTATGACTTATTCACCATCGGGGATCAGAATTGCTCGGGGAACGTCACTAAGTCGCAATAAATTATTTTTAGAAGGAAAGATTGAAGTACAAGATGAAAGTAGTCAAATACTAAGTTTCCTGGTAGATGCAAAAAGAGGAATGATGGTTGCAGATTTTTGTGCTGGCGCAGGAGGCAAGAGTTTGGCAATAGGTGCCATTATGAAAAATACGGGACGTATATATGCTTATGATATTTCTGAAAAAAGAATTATTAATTTAGGTAAGCGACTGAAAAAATCTGGATTATCTAACTTATTTGCACAAAAAATTAAAAATGAAAAAGACGCAAAGTTAAAAAAATTACATGGAAAATTTGATCGAGTGCTTGCTGACGTTCCTTGCAGTGGCACTGGAACATTTAGAAGAAATCCAGATTTAAAATGGAAAAATTCTATTCAAGACTTAGACGAGCTTAACTTGAAACAGCTAGCCATTCTAGATGAAGCTAAAAAACTAGTAAAAAAAGAAGGCCGATTAATTTATTCCACATGCAGCCTTTTAAAAAGAGAAAATGCGCTTATTATTGAAAGTTTTTTAGAGAAGAATAAAAATTTTAAAATAATTTCAGTTAATGATATTTTGATAAAAAATCAAATACCTCTTTCTACAGGTATTTTTTTGGAGCTGACTCCGCATAATCAGAAAACAGATGGATTTTTTGCGGCAGTATTAGAGCGTATTGATTAA
- the ampD gene encoding 1,6-anhydro-N-acetylmuramyl-L-alanine amidase AmpD → MLSSLLINDAGFAKQAEIILSPNFDNRPNKSNINLIVIHNISLPPGIYGGNNIIDLFTNKLNPDGHEYFKSISGLKVSSHFLIRRDGVLIQFVSCLDRAWHAGDSTWNHVNNCNDFSIGIELEGSDYDSFESKQYKCLEKLIQSIVKQYPIESIVGHSDISPSRKTDPGPYFDWKKIELYTEKLKYKR, encoded by the coding sequence ATGCTTTCATCTCTATTGATAAACGATGCAGGATTTGCAAAACAAGCAGAGATTATATTATCGCCTAACTTTGATAATAGGCCGAATAAGTCTAATATTAATTTGATTGTAATTCATAACATTAGTCTCCCACCCGGAATTTATGGGGGCAATAATATCATTGATTTATTTACAAATAAACTTAACCCTGACGGTCACGAATACTTTAAATCTATCTCAGGCCTAAAAGTATCATCTCATTTCTTGATTAGGAGAGATGGTGTGCTCATTCAATTTGTGTCATGTTTAGATCGCGCGTGGCATGCAGGTGATTCGACTTGGAATCATGTTAATAATTGCAATGATTTTTCGATTGGGATTGAACTGGAAGGTAGCGACTATGATAGTTTTGAATCTAAGCAGTACAAATGCCTAGAAAAACTCATTCAAAGCATAGTCAAACAATACCCGATTGAATCTATTGTGGGACACTCTGATATCTCGCCATCACGAAAAACAGATCCAGGGCCTTACTTTGACTGGAAAAAAATAGAACTTTACACTGAAAAATTAAAGTATAAACGTTAA
- a CDS encoding sodium:calcium antiporter: protein MIFLQLFLMLLVILVAAEIFTNALEHLGEKLKISEGVTGSIFAAIGTALPETLVPLLALLSSHGDAKTNHDVGVGAILGAPLMLSTLTMFIMAISVIGHRGLGGHLKPEKTGLIRDLDFFIFSFIFAGIALFIPHTSELARGLIAFLMVFSYFIYILMTIRASKKLVSEGHSTEASNPMFMERIGLPNNYLIISIQLLIGLALLIFGAKGFISGIEETSSILGISALILSMLIIPIATELPEKVNSIFWIRKGKDTLAFGNITGAMVFQGTLLPAIGILLTPWEPRKEVYLCIFITLLSSLWIRTLIHKSNIKVWHLGINGIFYFIYLYFALH, encoded by the coding sequence ATGATTTTCTTACAATTATTTTTAATGTTATTAGTTATTCTAGTCGCAGCTGAGATATTTACCAATGCACTTGAGCATTTAGGGGAAAAATTAAAAATTTCGGAGGGCGTCACAGGATCAATTTTTGCAGCTATAGGAACAGCGCTTCCAGAAACGTTAGTTCCTCTATTAGCACTTTTGTCTTCTCATGGAGACGCCAAGACTAATCACGATGTTGGGGTAGGAGCAATTTTAGGCGCCCCTCTGATGCTCTCTACTTTAACAATGTTTATTATGGCTATTTCTGTAATTGGCCATAGAGGACTTGGAGGACATCTAAAACCTGAAAAAACAGGGTTGATTAGGGATTTAGATTTTTTTATATTCTCATTTATCTTCGCTGGAATAGCTTTATTTATTCCTCATACGTCCGAACTCGCTAGAGGGTTAATAGCATTTTTAATGGTTTTTTCATATTTTATATATATTTTAATGACTATTCGAGCATCAAAAAAACTTGTGAGTGAAGGCCACTCAACTGAAGCATCGAATCCTATGTTTATGGAAAGAATTGGTTTGCCAAATAATTATTTGATTATTTCTATTCAATTACTTATTGGCTTAGCTCTTCTGATATTTGGTGCAAAAGGATTTATTTCTGGCATTGAAGAGACTTCATCTATATTGGGAATTTCTGCACTTATTTTATCGATGTTAATTATTCCAATAGCGACAGAGCTTCCTGAAAAAGTGAATAGTATTTTTTGGATTCGCAAAGGTAAAGATACACTTGCATTTGGAAATATAACTGGCGCGATGGTATTTCAAGGAACACTCCTTCCTGCAATTGGCATACTTTTAACGCCGTGGGAGCCAAGAAAAGAAGTTTATTTATGTATCTTTATAACGCTACTTTCTTCTTTGTGGATCAGAACTCTGATTCACAAATCTAATATAAAAGTTTGGCATTTAGGCATAAATGGCATCTTTTATTTTATCTACCTATATTTTGCACTTCATTGA
- a CDS encoding RDD family protein has protein sequence MKKDNPPLIRVYGSLIYELFALVPIWMVAGFIFIYFFDDFFGAYRRLIFQIYLWLISGFYLTYCWTKSGQTLAMRAWKLKIISRHGALSNKLAWKRYIYATFGALMGGIAFIWALTNKKHLYLHDQILNNHFIDVRFYKSSSHRLKKR, from the coding sequence GTGAAAAAAGATAATCCGCCGCTCATTCGAGTTTATGGTTCTTTAATATATGAATTATTCGCTCTAGTACCCATATGGATGGTGGCAGGATTTATTTTTATATATTTCTTTGATGATTTTTTCGGTGCATATCGCAGGCTAATATTTCAGATTTATTTATGGCTTATCTCAGGATTTTATTTAACTTATTGCTGGACCAAATCAGGACAGACTCTGGCAATGAGAGCATGGAAATTAAAAATAATTTCTAGGCACGGAGCCCTAAGTAATAAATTAGCATGGAAGCGTTATATTTATGCAACCTTTGGAGCGCTTATGGGAGGCATAGCCTTCATATGGGCACTTACAAATAAGAAACATTTATATCTTCATGATCAAATTTTGAATAATCACTTTATTGATGTTCGGTTTTATAAATCATCATCACACCGATTGAAAAAAAGATAA